One Stenotrophomonas sp. SAU14A_NAIMI4_5 DNA segment encodes these proteins:
- a CDS encoding DUF6616 family protein, with protein MLHILIEHYTATPAWAALPPEQRNAFFARIGAGMQQFDPARITPLAMGRVARDVPHSSTEQFYAVWQCASRTDADALLAAISATGWHDYFTTTNTVGAVDAMPQHLHDLANHE; from the coding sequence ATGCTCCACATCCTCATCGAGCACTACACCGCCACTCCCGCCTGGGCCGCACTCCCGCCCGAGCAACGCAACGCCTTCTTCGCGCGCATCGGCGCCGGCATGCAGCAGTTCGACCCGGCCCGCATCACGCCGTTGGCGATGGGCCGCGTCGCGCGCGATGTGCCGCATTCCAGCACCGAACAGTTCTACGCGGTCTGGCAGTGCGCCAGCCGCACCGATGCCGATGCACTGCTGGCCGCCATCAGCGCGACGGGCTGGCATGACTACTTCACCACCACCAACACCGTGGGCGCCGTGGACGCCATGCCGCAGCACCTGCACGATCTGGCAAACCACGAGTAG
- the cutA gene encoding divalent-cation tolerance protein CutA translates to MSTVDPVLLLLTTCPDRASAERIAHALVSERLAACVTRLEGAQSTYRWQGDVITDTELQLLVKTTASRVDDAIARIVELHPYELPECIAVETRAGLPAYLDWIRAQTREDTD, encoded by the coding sequence ATGTCGACCGTCGATCCCGTCCTGCTGCTGTTGACCACCTGCCCGGACCGGGCCAGTGCCGAGCGCATCGCGCACGCGCTGGTCAGCGAGCGCCTGGCTGCGTGCGTCACCCGGCTGGAGGGGGCACAGTCGACCTACCGCTGGCAGGGCGATGTCATTACCGACACCGAACTGCAGTTGCTGGTGAAGACCACGGCGAGCCGCGTCGATGACGCGATCGCCCGCATCGTCGAACTGCATCCGTATGAACTCCCGGAGTGCATCGCGGTCGAAACCCGGGCCGGCCTGCCGGCGTATCTGGACTGGATCCGGGCGCAGACCCGGGAGGACACCGATTGA
- a CDS encoding MarR family transcriptional regulator, which translates to MLEAKHTALVDEATRRGHANLAQLRLCFQLLSLSAAIDRDCATRLAPHGLSEGRFIVLFLLQGAGGTLPPHELAERAGVTRATISGLLDGLQREGLLQRRHDAEDGRRLQIVLTARGKRLAEELFNQHTQWIGGLFNGLDAGEQAQLSKLLTKVWQHTDSGRDATP; encoded by the coding sequence ATGCTGGAAGCAAAACACACCGCCCTCGTCGACGAGGCCACCCGCCGCGGCCATGCCAACCTGGCGCAGCTGCGCCTGTGCTTCCAGCTGCTTTCCCTGTCCGCCGCCATCGACCGCGACTGTGCCACCCGGCTTGCACCGCACGGCCTCAGCGAAGGCCGTTTCATCGTGCTGTTCCTGCTGCAGGGCGCCGGCGGCACGCTGCCGCCGCACGAGCTGGCCGAACGCGCAGGTGTGACCCGCGCCACCATCAGTGGCCTGCTGGACGGCCTGCAGCGCGAGGGCCTGCTGCAGCGCAGGCACGATGCCGAAGACGGCCGCCGCCTGCAGATCGTGCTGACCGCACGCGGCAAGCGCCTGGCCGAGGAACTGTTCAACCAGCATACGCAGTGGATCGGTGGGCTGTTCAATGGCCTGGATGCGGGCGAGCAAGCCCAGCTCTCGAAGCTGCTGACCAAGGTCTGGCAGCACACCGACAGCGGCCGGGACGCGACGCCGTGA
- a CDS encoding endonuclease, whose translation MRLLSPLAAACLLALVAAPAQAEVFINELHYDDSTPAGDVGEAIEVVATAGEDLSGYRLYLYNGANASAAVVYDNKPVPAGSAAGCGSATIAVVTYPTNGLQNGPNDGIALVDASGKVVQFLSYEGAITASGGPAAGMTSQNIPVAETNSTAPGTSLQLTGSGSQYAHFTWAESAGETFGRCNNNQTFNGGGGTPGGPNTPPSVTTTTPAQGSSTFPAAADLEVVFSETVSLASGAFALSCGKSGSVPLTWPTSGKTVKLSTNTALVAGEACRFDIRASRITDSQGARPAADSRIAFTVASTTGNPDPGNPDPGNPGNPGTPAGYYSKVNTSSPSQLRCSLHETIKGHTAYPYSGSGTSTWTILEIADEDPNNSGKILDAYRNHSYTKVSSRAGTGSGLTYNREHTWPNSLGFASTTGDKGLPYAPYTDTHMLYLTDAQWNADRGNKPFGKCDANCGERATEANNGQGGGSGGYPGNSNWVRTPDGNTGTFEVWGKRKGDMARAVMYMAIRYEGGKDAATGQSEPDLELTDDRSKIVKTSSSPAYMGLLSTLIDWHLSDPPDDAERARNDVIYSFQGNRNPFIDHPEWATPALFTSAKPATCQLAN comes from the coding sequence ATGCGATTGCTGTCCCCGCTCGCCGCCGCCTGCCTGCTGGCGCTGGTCGCCGCGCCGGCCCAGGCCGAGGTCTTCATCAACGAACTGCACTACGACGACAGCACCCCGGCCGGTGACGTCGGCGAAGCCATCGAAGTGGTCGCCACCGCCGGCGAGGACCTGTCCGGCTACCGCCTGTACCTGTACAACGGCGCCAACGCCTCGGCCGCCGTGGTCTACGACAACAAGCCGGTCCCGGCTGGCAGCGCCGCCGGCTGCGGCAGCGCGACGATCGCCGTGGTCACCTACCCGACCAACGGCCTGCAGAACGGCCCCAACGACGGCATCGCCCTGGTCGACGCCAGCGGCAAGGTGGTCCAGTTCCTCAGCTACGAGGGCGCCATCACCGCCTCCGGTGGCCCCGCCGCCGGCATGACCAGCCAGAACATTCCGGTTGCCGAAACCAACAGCACCGCCCCGGGCACCTCGCTGCAGCTGACCGGCAGCGGCAGCCAGTACGCCCACTTCACCTGGGCCGAGTCGGCCGGTGAGACCTTCGGCCGCTGCAACAACAACCAGACCTTCAACGGCGGTGGCGGCACCCCGGGCGGCCCGAACACCCCGCCGTCGGTGACCACCACCACCCCGGCACAGGGCAGCAGCACCTTCCCGGCCGCGGCCGATCTGGAAGTGGTGTTCAGCGAAACGGTCAGCCTGGCCAGCGGCGCCTTCGCCCTGAGCTGCGGCAAGTCCGGCAGCGTGCCGCTGACCTGGCCGACCAGCGGCAAGACCGTGAAGCTGTCGACCAACACCGCCCTGGTGGCCGGTGAGGCCTGCCGCTTCGACATCCGCGCCTCGCGCATCACCGACAGCCAGGGCGCACGCCCGGCCGCTGACAGCCGCATCGCCTTCACTGTGGCCAGCACCACCGGCAACCCGGACCCGGGCAATCCGGACCCCGGCAATCCCGGCAACCCGGGCACTCCGGCGGGCTACTACTCCAAGGTGAACACCTCCAGCCCGAGCCAGCTGCGCTGCTCGCTGCACGAGACCATCAAGGGCCACACCGCTTACCCGTACAGCGGCTCGGGCACCAGCACCTGGACCATCCTGGAAATCGCCGACGAAGATCCGAACAACAGCGGCAAGATCCTCGACGCCTACCGCAACCACAGCTACACCAAGGTGAGCAGCCGTGCGGGCACGGGCAGCGGCCTGACCTACAACCGCGAGCACACCTGGCCGAATTCGCTGGGCTTTGCCAGCACCACCGGCGACAAGGGCCTGCCGTACGCCCCGTACACCGACACCCACATGCTGTACCTGACCGATGCACAGTGGAATGCCGACCGCGGCAACAAGCCGTTCGGCAAGTGCGATGCCAATTGCGGCGAGCGCGCCACCGAGGCCAACAACGGCCAGGGCGGCGGCAGCGGCGGCTACCCGGGCAATTCGAACTGGGTGCGTACCCCCGACGGCAACACCGGCACCTTCGAGGTGTGGGGCAAGCGCAAGGGCGACATGGCGCGTGCGGTGATGTACATGGCCATCCGTTATGAGGGCGGCAAGGATGCGGCCACCGGCCAGTCCGAACCGGACCTGGAACTGACCGACGACCGCAGCAAGATCGTCAAGACCAGCAGCTCGCCGGCCTACATGGGCCTGCTGTCGACCCTGATCGACTGGCACCTGTCCGATCCGCCGGACGATGCCGAGCGTGCGCGAAATGACGTGATCTACTCCTTCCAGGGCAACCGCAACCCGTTCATCGACCACCCGGAATGGGCCACCCCGGCCCTGTTCACCTCCGCCAAGCCGGCCACCTGCCAGCTGGCCAACTGA
- a CDS encoding co-chaperone GroES, producing the protein MNIKPLHDRVVVKPIEADEISAGGIVIPDSAKEKSTKGEVVAVGPGKALDNGTVRAPSLKVGDKVIYGQYAGSSYKSEGVEYKVLREDDVLAIIG; encoded by the coding sequence ATGAACATCAAGCCGCTGCACGACCGCGTTGTGGTCAAGCCGATCGAAGCTGACGAAATCTCCGCCGGTGGCATCGTCATTCCGGATTCGGCCAAGGAAAAGTCGACCAAGGGTGAAGTCGTCGCCGTCGGCCCGGGCAAGGCCCTGGACAACGGCACCGTGCGCGCTCCGTCGCTGAAGGTTGGCGACAAGGTCATCTACGGCCAGTACGCCGGCAGCTCGTACAAGAGCGAAGGCGTCGAGTACAAGGTCCTGCGCGAAGACGACGTGCTCGCCATCATCGGCTGA
- a CDS encoding response regulator transcription factor — protein sequence MNATATLIVVDDDASIRDAIADHLLLHGYRVRVAADAAGLDVLLQAERPDAIILDWMMPGEDGLSVCRRLQSRAIPILMLSAMGSAPDRVIGLEMGADDYLAKPFDPRELLARVRALLRRQDKLRAQTPMELRFDGWRLLPEQRRLYAPEGTEVALSRGEFALLQALAERAGRVLDREQLMQLTRGDDSESVDRAVDLAISRLRRRLAQAAPGGDGLVQTLRGEGYRFGPAVQRL from the coding sequence ATGAATGCTACTGCCACCCTCATCGTTGTGGATGACGATGCCAGCATCCGCGATGCCATCGCCGACCACCTGTTGCTGCACGGCTACCGCGTGCGCGTGGCCGCCGATGCTGCTGGCCTGGACGTGCTGCTGCAGGCGGAACGTCCCGACGCCATCATCCTGGACTGGATGATGCCCGGTGAAGACGGCCTGTCGGTGTGCCGCCGCCTGCAGTCGCGCGCCATCCCCATCCTGATGCTGTCGGCCATGGGCAGCGCACCGGACCGTGTGATCGGTCTGGAAATGGGCGCGGATGACTATCTGGCCAAACCCTTCGACCCGCGCGAGCTGCTGGCCCGCGTGCGCGCGCTGCTGCGCCGGCAGGACAAGCTGCGCGCACAGACACCGATGGAGTTGCGCTTCGACGGCTGGCGCCTGTTGCCGGAACAGCGTCGCCTGTATGCACCCGAGGGCACCGAGGTAGCGCTCAGTCGGGGTGAGTTCGCATTGCTGCAGGCCCTGGCCGAACGCGCGGGCCGCGTGCTGGACCGCGAGCAGTTGATGCAGCTCACTCGTGGCGATGACAGCGAGAGCGTGGACCGCGCCGTGGATCTGGCCATCAGCCGCCTGCGCCGCAGGCTGGCCCAGGCCGCTCCCGGCGGCGATGGCCTGGTACAGACCCTGCGCGGCGAGGGCTATCGCTTTGGCCCAGCGGTGCAGCGCCTGTGA
- the groL gene encoding chaperonin GroEL (60 kDa chaperone family; promotes refolding of misfolded polypeptides especially under stressful conditions; forms two stacked rings of heptamers to form a barrel-shaped 14mer; ends can be capped by GroES; misfolded proteins enter the barrel where they are refolded when GroES binds) has translation MAAKDIRFGEDARSRMVRGVNVLANAVKATLGPKGRNVVLEKSFGAPTITKDGVSVAKEIELADKFENMGAQMVKEVASRTNDDAGDGTTTATVLAQALIREGAKAVAAGMNPMDLKRGIDKAVVAAVAELKNISKPTADDKAIAQVGTISANSDESIGQIIADAMKEVGKEGVITVEEGSGLDNELDVVKGMQFDRGYLSPYFINNQQSQTADLDDPFILLHDKKISNVRDLLPVLEGVAKAGKPLLIVAEEVEGEALATLVVNTIRGIVKVVAVKAPGFGDRRKAMLEDMAVLTGGTVISEEVGLSLEKATIKDLGRAKKVQVSKENTTIIDGVGDKAAVDARVGQIKTQIQDTSSDYDREKLQERVAKLAGGVAVIKVGASTEIEMKEKKDRVDDALHATRAAVEEGVVPGGGVALVRAVTSLAGLKGANEDQNHGIQIALRAMEAPLREIVANAGEEPSVIINKVKEGTGSFGYNAATGEFGDMLQFGILDPTKVTRSALQNAASIAGLMITTEAMVAEAPKKDEPAMGGAGGMGGMGGMGGMDF, from the coding sequence ATGGCTGCCAAGGATATTCGTTTCGGTGAAGACGCCCGTTCGCGCATGGTGCGCGGCGTCAACGTTCTCGCCAATGCCGTCAAGGCCACCCTGGGCCCGAAGGGCCGCAACGTGGTGCTGGAAAAGAGCTTCGGCGCTCCGACCATCACCAAGGACGGCGTCTCCGTCGCCAAGGAAATCGAACTGGCTGACAAGTTCGAGAACATGGGCGCGCAGATGGTGAAGGAAGTTGCTTCCCGCACCAACGACGACGCTGGCGACGGCACCACCACCGCCACCGTGCTGGCCCAGGCCCTGATCCGCGAAGGCGCCAAGGCTGTGGCCGCCGGCATGAATCCGATGGACCTGAAGCGTGGTATCGACAAGGCCGTCGTGGCCGCCGTTGCCGAGCTGAAGAACATCTCCAAGCCGACCGCCGACGACAAGGCGATCGCCCAGGTCGGTACCATCTCGGCCAACTCGGACGAGTCGATCGGCCAGATCATCGCTGACGCGATGAAGGAAGTCGGCAAGGAAGGCGTGATCACCGTTGAAGAAGGCTCTGGCCTGGACAACGAGCTGGACGTGGTCAAGGGCATGCAGTTCGACCGCGGCTACCTGTCCCCGTACTTCATCAACAACCAGCAGTCGCAGACCGCTGACCTGGATGACCCGTTCATCCTGTTGCACGACAAGAAGATCTCCAATGTCCGTGACCTGCTGCCGGTGCTGGAAGGCGTCGCCAAGGCCGGCAAGCCGCTGCTGATCGTTGCCGAAGAAGTCGAAGGCGAAGCGCTGGCTACCCTGGTGGTCAACACCATCCGTGGCATCGTCAAGGTCGTGGCCGTCAAGGCTCCGGGCTTCGGCGACCGTCGCAAGGCGATGCTGGAAGACATGGCCGTGCTGACCGGCGGCACCGTGATCTCCGAAGAAGTTGGCCTGTCGCTGGAAAAGGCCACCATCAAGGACCTCGGCCGCGCCAAGAAGGTGCAGGTTTCCAAGGAAAACACCACCATCATCGATGGCGTGGGTGACAAGGCTGCCGTTGACGCACGCGTCGGCCAGATCAAGACCCAGATCCAGGACACCTCCTCCGATTACGATCGCGAGAAGCTGCAGGAACGCGTGGCCAAGCTGGCCGGCGGCGTTGCCGTGATCAAGGTCGGCGCTTCGACCGAAATCGAAATGAAGGAAAAGAAGGATCGCGTCGACGACGCCCTGCACGCTACCCGTGCAGCCGTTGAAGAAGGCGTGGTCCCGGGCGGCGGTGTTGCCCTGGTCCGTGCGGTCACCTCGCTGGCTGGCCTGAAGGGCGCCAACGAAGACCAGAACCACGGCATCCAGATCGCCCTGCGTGCGATGGAAGCCCCGCTGCGCGAAATCGTGGCCAACGCCGGTGAAGAGCCGTCGGTCATCATCAACAAGGTCAAGGAAGGCACCGGCAGCTTCGGCTACAACGCCGCTACCGGCGAGTTCGGCGACATGCTGCAGTTCGGCATCCTGGACCCGACCAAGGTGACCCGTTCGGCGCTGCAGAACGCTGCCTCGATCGCTGGCCTGATGATCACCACCGAAGCCATGGTTGCCGAAGCTCCGAAGAAGGACGAGCCGGCCATGGGTGGCGCCGGTGGCATGGGCGGCATGGGCGGCATGGGCGGCATGGACTTCTAA
- a CDS encoding HAMP domain-containing sensor histidine kinase — MLAVSSLVLATAVSMAVVGWLPRPAAPQMRLDQAMQVLRGERPADSMGLRLDVRAQPPEGTSHARLQQLVADALHHPAQQVRLVWAGNSKPPDIHVIASGEEQASASDTAALKAAQRVLASLPWPPFELAVQQPDGRWRVVSSAYSDLAAWRRQVLLALLGGMVLLAPLAAWAAVRLGRPLRRLADASAHLDLHAQTPLPDDGPREVQMLAVALDAGRTRLREQARQMTRMLAAVAHDLRTPLTGLRLRADFAPPAQAARMVADIERMNAMIEQVLDYARGELQPPQLRPMDLAPMLEDCVQAARLRGTEVDAELPVALHWQADALLLRRALENLIDNARRYAGAVELRAAQRNGLLQLDILDRGPGIPAEDRERLLQPFQRSESSRSRATGGTGLGLAVAANAARSHGGQLQLLEREGGGLIARLQLPRAR; from the coding sequence ATGCTGGCGGTCAGCAGCCTGGTGCTGGCCACGGCCGTCAGCATGGCGGTGGTGGGCTGGCTGCCGCGCCCGGCGGCACCGCAGATGCGACTCGACCAGGCCATGCAGGTACTGCGCGGCGAGCGCCCGGCTGACAGCATGGGGCTGCGCCTGGACGTGCGCGCGCAGCCGCCGGAAGGCACAAGCCATGCGCGCTTGCAGCAGCTGGTGGCCGATGCCCTGCATCATCCCGCCCAGCAGGTGCGGTTGGTCTGGGCAGGCAACAGCAAGCCACCGGATATCCACGTCATCGCCTCGGGTGAGGAGCAGGCCAGTGCCAGCGATACGGCCGCTTTGAAAGCTGCGCAGCGGGTGCTCGCCAGCCTGCCGTGGCCACCGTTCGAACTGGCCGTGCAGCAGCCTGATGGGCGCTGGCGGGTGGTCAGCAGTGCCTACAGCGATCTGGCTGCCTGGCGAAGGCAGGTGCTGCTGGCCTTGCTGGGCGGCATGGTGCTGCTGGCGCCGCTGGCTGCATGGGCGGCGGTGCGTCTGGGCCGACCGCTGCGCCGCCTGGCCGATGCCAGCGCCCATCTCGATCTGCATGCCCAGACGCCGCTGCCCGACGACGGCCCACGCGAAGTGCAGATGCTTGCTGTAGCCCTGGATGCGGGCCGTACCCGCCTGCGCGAACAGGCGCGGCAGATGACGAGAATGTTGGCCGCAGTGGCGCACGATCTGCGCACGCCGCTCACCGGCCTGCGCCTGCGCGCCGACTTCGCGCCGCCCGCACAGGCCGCACGCATGGTGGCCGACATCGAGCGCATGAACGCGATGATCGAGCAGGTACTCGATTACGCACGCGGCGAACTGCAGCCGCCGCAGCTGCGGCCGATGGACCTGGCGCCGATGCTGGAAGACTGCGTGCAGGCGGCGCGACTTCGTGGCACCGAGGTGGACGCTGAACTGCCTGTCGCTCTGCATTGGCAGGCCGATGCTCTGCTGCTGCGCCGCGCGCTGGAGAACCTGATCGACAATGCCAGGCGCTACGCGGGTGCAGTGGAGCTGCGTGCGGCGCAAAGAAACGGACTGCTGCAGCTGGACATTCTGGATCGCGGCCCTGGCATTCCCGCAGAAGACCGCGAGCGCCTGTTGCAGCCTTTCCAGCGCAGTGAAAGCTCGCGCAGCCGCGCCACCGGCGGCACCGGCCTCGGCCTCGCCGTGGCCGCCAATGCCGCACGCAGCCATGGTGGCCAGCTGCAGCTTCTGGAGCGCGAAGGCGGCGGCCTGATCGCCCGCCTGCAGCTGCCCCGGGCCCGATAG
- a CDS encoding pepsin/retropepsin-like aspartic protease family protein has protein sequence MRLSLLPLLLASLPAAAEPAALHSLPMTMQASHPTVLGTLEGGDKPLQLVVDSAASATLLDTDVVRRFQLQDPNARHHDAQGASAGGLALRSTRSVAMALGSLQLQVTALQADLASLSSAGSEPLHGIIGQDITARFDTRWDFAHGRLMLWPAQTLPTTAPYCQGNALPDRAGVLKGFGFVNLRLGSEGVEAIGVVDTGAAQTILNDAAARALGLRTDGSDTRVRARSKGSEGLGGKPTPTWLYTLPVLASVGWQHPAVEVRISELPVFRAIGLEQRPALILGADVMQGGQVDISAGAERICLQR, from the coding sequence ATGCGCCTGTCCCTGCTGCCCCTGCTGCTCGCGTCGCTGCCTGCGGCCGCCGAACCCGCTGCCCTGCACAGCCTGCCGATGACGATGCAGGCCAGTCATCCCACTGTGTTGGGCACGCTGGAGGGAGGGGATAAGCCCTTGCAGCTGGTGGTGGACAGTGCGGCCAGCGCGACGCTGCTGGATACGGACGTGGTGCGGCGCTTCCAGCTGCAGGACCCGAACGCACGCCACCACGACGCGCAGGGTGCCAGCGCCGGCGGGTTGGCGTTGCGCAGCACGCGCAGCGTGGCGATGGCGCTGGGCAGCCTGCAGCTGCAGGTGACCGCACTGCAGGCCGACCTGGCCAGCCTGTCGTCGGCAGGGAGCGAACCGTTGCACGGCATCATCGGCCAGGACATCACGGCGCGTTTCGATACCCGCTGGGATTTCGCCCATGGGCGCCTGATGCTGTGGCCTGCGCAGACGCTGCCGACCACGGCACCCTATTGCCAGGGCAACGCCCTGCCCGATCGCGCCGGCGTGCTGAAGGGCTTCGGCTTCGTCAACCTGCGCTTGGGTAGCGAAGGCGTGGAGGCCATCGGTGTGGTCGATACCGGTGCGGCGCAGACCATTCTCAACGATGCAGCGGCGCGTGCGTTGGGCCTGCGCACCGATGGCAGCGATACGCGCGTGCGCGCGCGCAGCAAGGGCAGCGAGGGGCTGGGTGGCAAGCCGACACCGACGTGGCTGTACACCCTGCCCGTACTGGCCAGCGTCGGTTGGCAGCACCCGGCGGTGGAGGTCCGCATCAGCGAGCTGCCGGTGTTCCGGGCAATCGGGCTGGAGCAGCGCCCGGCTTTGATCCTGGGGGCGGATGTGATGCAGGGTGGCCAGGTGGATATCAGCGCGGGCGCCGAGCGCATCTGCCTGCAGCGATAG
- a CDS encoding DUF6445 family protein gives MVGHPLPQRPGALPGGTEFFRHRRTNTDRLALNPAELAALGYADGTAMHRDIIERDSNDDSAWERTMTIPMRFNRLVLLRPWFWHTAGPASGDRPENGRLVYLMFFESVA, from the coding sequence CTGGTCGGGCATCCTCTACCTCAGCGCCCCGGAGCACTGCCAGGGGGGACCGAATTCTTCCGCCACCGCCGCACCAACACCGACCGCCTGGCGCTGAACCCGGCCGAGCTGGCGGCACTGGGTTATGCCGATGGTACGGCAATGCACCGCGACATCATCGAGCGCGACAGCAACGACGACAGTGCGTGGGAACGGACCATGACCATTCCCATGCGCTTCAACCGCCTGGTGCTGCTGCGTCCGTGGTTCTGGCACACCGCCGGCCCGGCGTCCGGTGACCGCCCGGAGAACGGGCGGCTGGTCTACCTGATGTTCTTCGAAAGCGTCGCCTGA
- a CDS encoding DNA alkylation repair protein — protein MSQPISAARQHELGTGLAASTHLAECLAVDFATLLQTAAALPDAAVQRMRDAASKGITQRMALAATLLREAGQGDVTHWQSHPSDTVRGWACYLIGSDATLGLSEKLQAIQPLADDQHFGVREWAWLAVRADLVAAPLQALTLLLPWVDEASPYLRRFACEALRPRGVWATHITVFKQQPQHALPLLDALANDRERYVQDSVGNWLNDASKTQPAWVRAVCARWQREHSSAANAYICKRAQRSLR, from the coding sequence GTGAGCCAGCCCATCAGCGCGGCGCGGCAGCACGAACTCGGCACCGGCCTGGCCGCCAGCACGCATCTGGCCGAGTGCCTTGCCGTGGACTTCGCAACGTTGCTGCAGACGGCTGCGGCGCTGCCAGATGCCGCCGTGCAGCGCATGCGCGATGCCGCCAGCAAGGGCATCACCCAGCGCATGGCCCTGGCGGCAACGCTGCTGCGCGAAGCGGGGCAGGGCGATGTCACTCACTGGCAGTCGCATCCCTCCGACACCGTGCGCGGTTGGGCCTGTTACCTCATCGGCAGTGATGCCACGTTGGGGCTCAGCGAAAAGCTGCAGGCGATACAGCCACTGGCTGACGACCAACACTTCGGCGTGCGTGAGTGGGCCTGGCTGGCGGTACGCGCCGACCTCGTAGCCGCACCGCTGCAGGCGCTGACGCTGCTGCTGCCGTGGGTGGATGAAGCCTCACCGTACCTGCGCCGTTTCGCCTGCGAAGCCCTGCGCCCACGGGGTGTGTGGGCCACGCACATCACCGTGTTCAAGCAACAGCCGCAACACGCACTGCCGCTGCTGGATGCCCTGGCCAACGATCGCGAGCGATACGTGCAGGATTCGGTGGGCAACTGGCTCAACGATGCCAGCAAGACCCAACCGGCGTGGGTGCGTGCTGTCTGCGCACGCTGGCAACGCGAACACAGCAGCGCAGCCAACGCCTATATCTGCAAACGCGCTCAACGCTCGCTCCGGTAG